Proteins encoded in a region of the Diospyros lotus cultivar Yz01 chromosome 9, ASM1463336v1, whole genome shotgun sequence genome:
- the LOC127810124 gene encoding heavy metal-associated isoprenylated plant protein 21-like gives MGYLDHLSDLCADTSIRKGKRKVKQTVDIKVKMDCDGCERRIRNTVSSMKGVKSVEVSRKQSRVSVSGYVDPNKVLEKVKGTGKKAEFWPYVPYNLVYYPYAPQAYDKKAPSGYVKNVAQALPSPNTPTERLTTLFSDDNPNACSVM, from the exons ATGGGTTACCTTGATCATCTTTCAGATTTGTGCGCTGATACCAGCATAAGGAAAGGAAAGCGCAAAGTAAAGcag ACAGTTGATATCAAGGTGAAAATGGACTGTGATGGCTGCGAAAGGAGGATCAGAAATACTGTTTCTTCCATGAAAG GAGTGAAATCAGTGGAGGTAAGCCGGAAGCAAAGCCGAGTGAGTGTTAGCGGCTACGTGGATCCGAACAAGGTGTTGGAGAAAGTTAAGGGCACCGGCAAGAAAGCCGAGTTCTGGCCGTATGTGCCGTACAATCTGGTGTATTACCCTTACGCTCCTCAAGCTTACGACAAGAAGGCGCCGTCCGGCTACGTCAAGAACGTAGCTCAAGCCCTGCCCAGCCCCAACACTCCCACCGAGCGCCTCACCACTCTCTTCAGTGACGATAACCCAAATGCTTGTTCTGTTATGTGA